In Rosa chinensis cultivar Old Blush chromosome 1, RchiOBHm-V2, whole genome shotgun sequence, a genomic segment contains:
- the LOC112189443 gene encoding 60S ribosomal protein L31 isoform X2, translated as MVDKAGKGRKEEVVTREYTINLHKRLHGCTFKKKAPNAIKEIRKFAQKAMATTDVRVDEEFYSLVTVTEVPPEGLKGLCTKVVDEED; from the exons ATGGTGGACAAGGCCGGAAAAGGAAGAAAGGAGGAGGTCGTTACCAGGGAGTACACCATCAATCTCCACAAGCGCTTGCATGGATG CACCTTTAAAAAGAAGGCTCCAAACGCCATAAAGGAAATCAGGAAGTTTGCTCAAAAGGCCATGGCTACTACTGATGTCAGAGTGGAT GAAGAGTTCTACTCCCTGGTTACTGTTACAGAGGTTCCACCAGAGGGATTGAAGGGTTTGTGTACCAAGGTGGTTGACGAAGAAGACTGA
- the LOC112182391 gene encoding sm-like protein LSM7 — protein sequence MSGRKETVLDLAKFVDKGVQVKLTGGRQVTGTLKGYDQLLNLVLDEAVEFLRDSDDPLKTTDQTRRLGLIVCRGTAVMLVSPTDGTDEIANPFSQPDGA from the exons ATG TCAGGGAGGAAAGAAACAGTGTTGGACTTGGCCAAGTTTGTGGACAAAGGTGTCCAAGTCAAGCTCACTGGTGGTAGACAAG TGACAGGGACTCTAAAAGGATATGATCAGTTGTTAAACCTTGTTCTCGATGAAGCAGTTGAATTTCTAAGAG ATTCTGATGATCCACTGAAGACTACTGACCAAACCAGGCGCCTTGGCCTAATT GTTTGTAGGGGAACTGCTGTGATGCTCGTGTCACCAACAGATGGTACAGATGAGATTGCTAACCCCTTTAGCCAGCCAGATGGGGCCTAA
- the LOC112189443 gene encoding 60S ribosomal protein L31 isoform X1 encodes MVDKAGKGRKEEVVTREYTINLHKRLHGCTFKKKAPNAIKEIRKFAQKAMATTDVRVDVKLNKHIWSRGIRSVPRRVRVRIARKRNDEEDAKEEFYSLVTVTEVPPEGLKGLCTKVVDEED; translated from the exons ATGGTGGACAAGGCCGGAAAAGGAAGAAAGGAGGAGGTCGTTACCAGGGAGTACACCATCAATCTCCACAAGCGCTTGCATGGATG CACCTTTAAAAAGAAGGCTCCAAACGCCATAAAGGAAATCAGGAAGTTTGCTCAAAAGGCCATGGCTACTACTGATGTCAGAGTGGATGTTAAACTCAACAAGCACATTTGGAGCCGTGGGATTCGAAGTGTGCCAAGAAGGGTTCGCGTCCGAATTGCACGAAAGAGAAACGATGAAGAAGATGCCAAGGAAGAGTTCTACTCCCTGGTTACTGTTACAGAGGTTCCACCAGAGGGATTGAAGGGTTTGTGTACCAAGGTGGTTGACGAAGAAGACTGA
- the LOC112176770 gene encoding zinc finger A20 and AN1 domain-containing stress-associated protein 5: MAQRTEKEETEFKVPDTLTHCVNNCGVTGNPATNNMCQKCFNATTAASTAAAATATTTAVFKFSGEKVPRSSSFRFDGPSETIRKAAASVESTRSEESSMRRVVNRCSGCRRKVGLTGFRCRCGELFCAEHRYSDRHVCSYDYKAAGREAIARENPVVKAAKIVRV; this comes from the coding sequence ATGGCTCAGAGGACGGAGAAGGAAGAGACGGAGTTCAAGGTCCCCGACACCTTAACGCACTGCGTCAACAACTGCGGCGTCACAGGCAATCCCGCCACCAACAACATGTGCCAGAAGTGCTTCAACGCCACCACCGCCGCATCCACGGCCGCCGCCGCCACCGCAACGACGACCGCCGTTTTCAAGTTTTCCGGCGAGAAAGTCCCGAGATCCAGCTCCTTCCGCTTCGACGGTCCCTCCGAAACCATCCGCAAAGCGGCCGCGTCGGTGGAGAGCACGAGATCGGAGGAGTCGTCGATGAGGCGCGTGGTCAACCGGTGCTCTGGATGCAGGAGAAAGGTCGggttgaccggattccggtgCCGGTGCGGGGAGCTGTTCTGCGCAGAGCACCGGTACTCGGATCGACACGTGTGTAGCTATGACTACAAGGCCGCGGGTCGAGAGGCTATAGCCAGAGAAAACCCCGTGGTCAAAGCGGCCAAGATCGTCAGGGTTTGA